One segment of Triticum aestivum cultivar Chinese Spring chromosome 2A, IWGSC CS RefSeq v2.1, whole genome shotgun sequence DNA contains the following:
- the LOC123190713 gene encoding probable glutathione S-transferase GSTU6, whose translation MTIDRVLCRPSLGAQNKNLSHWPESTREISSSDDMAAGAAGGGSDELKLLGAWVSPFVHRVQVALHLKGLTGYEYAEEDLTNKSDLLLASNPVHTKVPVLLHAGKPVCESMLIVQYLDEAFPGSGPALLPADPHDRAVARFWAAYADDQFFASWIKAFVGTTDEERAAATEAAAAALQKMEGAFGECSKGKPFFGGDGPGYVDIALGGFVAWMRAFHAVAGVNLLDAARTPLLAAWADRFAALDAAKEVIPDVDRIAEFAKHGLLPLLQKLHSTKN comes from the exons ATGACTATAGATCGTGTGCTGTGCCGTCCTTCCCTCGGAGCGCAGAACAAAAACCTCAGCCATTGGCCGGAGAGCACGCGAGAAATCAGTTCGTCCGACGACATGGCGGCCGGAGCAGCGGGAGGAGGGAGTGACGAGCTCAAGCTGCTGGGGGCCTGGGTGAGCCCGTTCGTGCACCGGGTGCAGGTCGCGCTGCACCTCAAGGGGCTCACCGGCTACGAGTACGCCGAGGAGGACCTCACCAACAAGAGCGACCTCCTCCTCGCCTCCAACCCCGTCCACACCAAGGTCCCCGTGCTCCTCCACGCCGGCAAGCCCGTCTGCGAGTCCATGCTCATCGTGCAGTACCTCGACGAGGCCTTCCCCGGCTCCGGCCCCGCCCTCCTCCCCGCCGACCCCCACGACCGCGCCGTCGCGCGCTTCTGGGCCGCCTACGCCGACGACCAG TTCTTTGCGTCGTGGATCAAGGCGTTCGTGGGGACGACGGacgaggagagggcggcggcgacggaagCCGCGGCGGCAGCGCTGCAGAAGATGGAGGGCGCCTTCGGCGAGTGCTCCAAGGGCAAGCCCTTCTTCGGCGGCGACGGCCCGGGGTACGTGGACATCGCGCTCGGCGGGTTCGTCGCGTGGATGCGCGCGTTCCACGCGGTGGCCGGCGTGAACCTCCTGGACGCCGCCCGGACCCCGTTGCTGGCGGCCTGGGCGGACCGCTTTGCCGCGCTCGACGCCGCCAAGGAGGTCATCCCGGACGTCGACCGCATCGCCGAGTTCGCCAAGCACGGTCTGCTGCCGCTGCTCCAGAAACTGCATAGTACGAAAAACTGA